The Phyllopteryx taeniolatus isolate TA_2022b chromosome 7, UOR_Ptae_1.2, whole genome shotgun sequence genome has a segment encoding these proteins:
- the rpl36 gene encoding large ribosomal subunit protein eL36 → MAIRYPMAVGLNKGHRVTKNVSAPKHSRRRGRLTKHSKFVRDMIREVCGFAPYERRAMELLKVSKDKRALKFIKKRIGTHIRAKRKREELSNVLAAMRKAAAKKD, encoded by the exons ATGGCTATCCGCTACCCGATGGCCGTCGGCCTCAATAAAGGCCACCGAGTCACCAAAAACGTCAGCGCGCCCAAACACAGTCGTCGACGCGGG CGTCTGACCAAGCACAGCAAGTTCGTCCGGGACATGATCCGCGAGGTGTGCGGCTTCGCGCCGTACGAGAGGCGAGCCATGGAGCTGCTCAAAGTGTCCAAGGACAAGAGGGCGCTCAAGTTCATCAAGAAAAGG ATTGGCACTCACATCCGCGCCAAGAGAAAGCGTGAGGAGCTCAGCAACGTGCTGGCCGCCATGAGGAAGGCCGCTGCCAAGAAGGATTAA